A portion of the Equus quagga isolate Etosha38 chromosome 17, UCLA_HA_Equagga_1.0, whole genome shotgun sequence genome contains these proteins:
- the LMNTD2 gene encoding lamin tail domain-containing protein 2 isoform X1, with protein MAPESHQETEEAKEEALPSRGDQELVSGHLGPAASTPAGPVAPTCPQDTKPNSTRMVSSTNPKLAPESLDPRTLRLLWGQRELEIQALRWAIQNSWGPQHCRILQEVAGLPPERSLCRQQKFLQNQVQKLTLELKEQKEQAQLEKAQLEEQLLQTMNTLQQMEAELQGFQKSCLLQLAQSSWVGRVLRSSTGSVEVVTAETLMDFSDFSENGNISASGEGFRLEDVDWNSIAHRYPNLFTSMESNLDQNRHARPPPPPQLSPASTPEEWGSELRKYGAEHRLKSVEWSALPLVGTSSSGGSISESSSSQHHLKAKHHLKAKHHLKQKVTRPLPQALGRASEQPVAQVRSCSRDYQAEPEGGGVLGSSHPSYPSSDPGHCSSPTRTFRGLQARSSLTRDIPSGLSTWGSHSGTGVLSLGLQKTAGDWQGKTVVVVPESFAGPDSGHPGHRWSASGCCLKIVAVSRHERFVRILNQSLEETADLGGCMLQQLVRDFPVATYRFPAGTLLAPRHHITVWGEGPPSTKKQPSSFLGGEPVHFHSSRSCVTLLLNPKGEVLTEYQAPHCVTPHSRVFTDNTDLSIDCFPLSEAGRGADQGEQPRRPQPPGKGRVREARAGRRRPGTRVPLPRLSSGKLFRPRAVPARPERTETHTPELLPALPEAGLGLEISQARKEPKVRVCRKTVDRSCPMVALSVQSTAESRFGFRFLPCPPITTDGCGWV; from the exons ATGGCCCCTGAGTCTCACCAGGAGACTGAAGAAGCCAAGGAAGAGGCTCTCCCATCCCGGGGAGACCAAGAGCTGGTCAGTGGCCACCTGGGGCCTGCAGCCAGCACACCAGCAGGCCCAGTGGCCCCCACGTGCCCACAGGACACCAAGCCAAACTCCACACGGATGGTCTCTTCTACCAACCCGAA GTTGGCCCCCGAGTCCCTGGACCCCCGCACCCTGCGGCTGCTGTGGGGGCAGCGGGAACTGGAGATCCAGGCCCTGAGGTGGGCCATCCAGAACAGCTGGGGCCCCCAGCACTGCCGCATCCTGCAGGAGGTGGCCGGGCTTCCACCTGAGAG GAGTTTGTGCAGGCAGCAGAAGTTCCTGCAGAACCAGGTCCAGAAGCTGACTCTTGAGTTGAAAGAGCAGAAGGAACAGGCCCAGCTG GAGAAGGCTCAACTGGAGGAGCAGCTGCTGCAGACCATGAACACATTGCAGCAGATGGAGGCTGAGCTGCAGGGCTTCCAGAAGTCCTGCCTCCTGCAACTGGCCCAGTCCTCCTGGGTGGGCCGCGTGCTGCGGTCTTCCACTGGCAGTGTGGAG GTGGTGACCGCGGAGACCCTAATGGACTTCAGTGACTTCTCTGAGAACGGGAACATCTCCGCTTCTGGGGAG GGTTTCCGGCTGGAGGATGTGGACTGGAACAGCATTGCCCACCGGTACCCCAACCTCTTCACCAGCATGGAGTCCAACTTAGATCAAAA CAGGCACGCCCGGCCCCCACCGCCCCCCCAGCTCTCACCAGCCTCAACACCTGAGGAGTGGGGCTCAGAGCTGCGCAAGTACGGTGCAGAGCATCGTCTCAAGAGCGTGGAGTGGAGCGCCTTGCCCTTGGTGGGCACCAGCAGCTCGGGGGGCTCCATCTCTGAATCCAGCAGTTCCCAGCATCATCTCAAGGCCAAGCATCATCTCAAGGCCAAGCATCATCTCAAGCAGAAGGTGACAaggcccctgccccaggcactAGGCCGTGCTTCTGAGCAGCCTGTGGCGCAGGTGAGGAGCTGCAGCAGGGACTACCAGGCAGAGCCTGAAGGTGGTGGG GTCCTAGGGTCCAGCCATCCCTCCTACCCCAGCTCTGACCCCGGGCACTGCTCGTCTCCTACGAGGACCTTTAGGGGGCTGCAAGCCAGGTCCAGCCTCACAAGAGATATCCCCAGTGGGCTCTCTACATGGGGGTCCCACTCCGGGACAGGCGTcctctccctgggtctccagaAAACCGCCGGGGACTGGCAGGGAAAGACTGTCGTCGTCGTGCCGGAGTCCTTTGCAGGTCCCGACTCTGGGCATCCCGGGCACCGTTGGAG CGCGTCGGGCTGCTGCCTGAAGATCGTGGCCGTGAGCCGCCACGAGAGGTTCGTCCGCATCCTCAACCAGTCGCTAGAGGAGACGGCCGACCTGGGCGGCTGCATGCTGCAGCAGCTGGTGCGCGACTTCCCCGTGGCCACCTACCGCTTCCCGGCCGGCACGCTGCTGGCGCCGCGGCACCACATCACG GTGTGGGGTGAGGGGCCCCCCAGCACTAAGAAGCAGCCGTCCTCTTTCTTGGGTGGGGAGCCCGTCCACTTCCACTCCAGCCGAAGCTGCGTTACTCTCCTCCTGAACCCCAAGGGCGAG GTCCTCACCGAGTACCAGGCCCCGCACTGCGTGACCCCCCACTCGAGGGTCTTCACTGATAACACCGACTTGTCCATCGACTGCTTCCCGCTCTCAGAGGCCGGGCGCGGGGCCGACCAGGGGGAGCAGCCGCGCCGGCCTCAACCTCCGGGCAAAGGCCGGGTGCGGGAGGCCCGGGCCGGGCGCAGGAGGCCCGG GACGCGGGTCCCCTTGCCGCGCCTAAGTAGCGGCAAGCTCTTCCGCCCGCGGGCTGTGCCTGCGCGCCCGGAGCGCACCGAGACCCACACGCCAGAGCTCCTGCCCGCCCTCCCGG AGGCCGGGCTGGGTCTCGAGATCAGCCAGGCTAGGAAGGAGCCCAAGGTCCGG GTGTGCCGGAAGACCGTGGACCGGAGCTGCCCGATGGTGGCGCTGTCTGTGCAGAGCACGGCCGAGAGCAGATTCGGCTTCCGCTTCCTCCCCTGCCCGCCCATCACCACGGACGGGTGCGGGTGGGTGTAG
- the LMNTD2 gene encoding lamin tail domain-containing protein 2 isoform X4, whose translation MAPESHQETEEAKEEALPSRGDQELVSGHLGPAASTPAGPVAPTCPQDTKPNSTRMVSSTNPKLAPESLDPRTLRLLWGQRELEIQALRWAIQNSWGPQHCRILQEVAGLPPERSLCRQQKFLQNQVQKLTLELKEQKEQAQLEKAQLEEQLLQTMNTLQQMEAELQGFQKSCLLQLAQSSWVGRVLRSSTGSVEVVTAETLMDFSDFSENGNISASGEGFRLEDVDWNSIAHRYPNLFTSMESNLDQNRHARPPPPPQLSPASTPEEWGSELRKYGAEHRLKSVEWSALPLVGTSSSGGSISESSSSQHHLKAKHHLKAKHHLKQKVTRPLPQALGRASEQPVAQVRSCSRDYQAEPEGGGVLGSSHPSYPSSDPGHCSSPTRTFRGLQARSSLTRDIPSGLSTWGSHSGTGVLSLGLQKTAGDWQGKTVVVVPESFAGPDSGHPGHRWSASGCCLKIVAVSRHERFVRILNQSLEETADLGGCMLQQLVRDFPVATYRFPAGTLLAPRHHITVWGEGPPSTKKQPSSFLGGEPVHFHSSRSCVTLLLNPKGEVLTEYQAPHCVTPHSRVFTDNTDLSIDCFPLSEAGRGADQGEQPRRPQPPGKGRVREARAGRRRPGGRAGSRDQPG comes from the exons ATGGCCCCTGAGTCTCACCAGGAGACTGAAGAAGCCAAGGAAGAGGCTCTCCCATCCCGGGGAGACCAAGAGCTGGTCAGTGGCCACCTGGGGCCTGCAGCCAGCACACCAGCAGGCCCAGTGGCCCCCACGTGCCCACAGGACACCAAGCCAAACTCCACACGGATGGTCTCTTCTACCAACCCGAA GTTGGCCCCCGAGTCCCTGGACCCCCGCACCCTGCGGCTGCTGTGGGGGCAGCGGGAACTGGAGATCCAGGCCCTGAGGTGGGCCATCCAGAACAGCTGGGGCCCCCAGCACTGCCGCATCCTGCAGGAGGTGGCCGGGCTTCCACCTGAGAG GAGTTTGTGCAGGCAGCAGAAGTTCCTGCAGAACCAGGTCCAGAAGCTGACTCTTGAGTTGAAAGAGCAGAAGGAACAGGCCCAGCTG GAGAAGGCTCAACTGGAGGAGCAGCTGCTGCAGACCATGAACACATTGCAGCAGATGGAGGCTGAGCTGCAGGGCTTCCAGAAGTCCTGCCTCCTGCAACTGGCCCAGTCCTCCTGGGTGGGCCGCGTGCTGCGGTCTTCCACTGGCAGTGTGGAG GTGGTGACCGCGGAGACCCTAATGGACTTCAGTGACTTCTCTGAGAACGGGAACATCTCCGCTTCTGGGGAG GGTTTCCGGCTGGAGGATGTGGACTGGAACAGCATTGCCCACCGGTACCCCAACCTCTTCACCAGCATGGAGTCCAACTTAGATCAAAA CAGGCACGCCCGGCCCCCACCGCCCCCCCAGCTCTCACCAGCCTCAACACCTGAGGAGTGGGGCTCAGAGCTGCGCAAGTACGGTGCAGAGCATCGTCTCAAGAGCGTGGAGTGGAGCGCCTTGCCCTTGGTGGGCACCAGCAGCTCGGGGGGCTCCATCTCTGAATCCAGCAGTTCCCAGCATCATCTCAAGGCCAAGCATCATCTCAAGGCCAAGCATCATCTCAAGCAGAAGGTGACAaggcccctgccccaggcactAGGCCGTGCTTCTGAGCAGCCTGTGGCGCAGGTGAGGAGCTGCAGCAGGGACTACCAGGCAGAGCCTGAAGGTGGTGGG GTCCTAGGGTCCAGCCATCCCTCCTACCCCAGCTCTGACCCCGGGCACTGCTCGTCTCCTACGAGGACCTTTAGGGGGCTGCAAGCCAGGTCCAGCCTCACAAGAGATATCCCCAGTGGGCTCTCTACATGGGGGTCCCACTCCGGGACAGGCGTcctctccctgggtctccagaAAACCGCCGGGGACTGGCAGGGAAAGACTGTCGTCGTCGTGCCGGAGTCCTTTGCAGGTCCCGACTCTGGGCATCCCGGGCACCGTTGGAG CGCGTCGGGCTGCTGCCTGAAGATCGTGGCCGTGAGCCGCCACGAGAGGTTCGTCCGCATCCTCAACCAGTCGCTAGAGGAGACGGCCGACCTGGGCGGCTGCATGCTGCAGCAGCTGGTGCGCGACTTCCCCGTGGCCACCTACCGCTTCCCGGCCGGCACGCTGCTGGCGCCGCGGCACCACATCACG GTGTGGGGTGAGGGGCCCCCCAGCACTAAGAAGCAGCCGTCCTCTTTCTTGGGTGGGGAGCCCGTCCACTTCCACTCCAGCCGAAGCTGCGTTACTCTCCTCCTGAACCCCAAGGGCGAG GTCCTCACCGAGTACCAGGCCCCGCACTGCGTGACCCCCCACTCGAGGGTCTTCACTGATAACACCGACTTGTCCATCGACTGCTTCCCGCTCTCAGAGGCCGGGCGCGGGGCCGACCAGGGGGAGCAGCCGCGCCGGCCTCAACCTCCGGGCAAAGGCCGGGTGCGGGAGGCCCGGGCCGGGCGCAGGAGGCCCGG AGGCCGGGCTGGGTCTCGAGATCAGCCAGGCTAG
- the RASSF7 gene encoding ras association domain-containing protein 7 isoform X1 produces the protein MGRAGRGARAAGQWRGGPGAPAVLEAAGCGGGGAGRRPPGRSRFEAGSRRPANTQTGMLSGLAAMELKVWVDGIQRVVCGVSEQTTCQEVVIALAQAIGQTGRFVLVQRLREKERQLLPQECPVGAQATCGQFASDVQFVLRRTGPTLAGRPSSDSCPPPERCPIRASLPPKPRPALGREPHKTLTFSLGCPALAPGPAPREPVAPVAPMPGCCTDLQGLERRVQRNAAELGQEAFWEQELRREQAREREGQARLQALSAATAEHAARLRALDAQARTLEAELHLAAEAPGAPSPTASATERLRQDLAAQERQSAEVQGSLALVSRALEAAEHALQAQAQELEELNRELRQCNLQQFIQQTGAALQPPPRPERAAPGTQDLLPPAREGPLTGAPRSPALVSSLSPEIAPIRQNSWR, from the exons ATGGGacgcgcggggcggggcgcgcgggcTGCTGGCCAATGGCGTGGCGGGCCGGGCGCGCCCGCTGTGCTGGAGGCGGCAGgttgcggcggcggcggcgccgggcGCCGGCCGCCTGGCAGGAGCCGGTTCGAGGCCGGGTCCCGGAGGCCAGCGAACACCCAG ACAGGGATGCTCTCAGGGCTGGCAGCCATGGAGCTGAAGGTGTGGGTGGACGGCATCCAGCGTGTGGTCTGTGGGGTCTCAGAACAGACCACCTGTCAGGAAGTGGTCATCGCACTAGCCCAAGCAATAG GCCAGACGGGCCGCTTTGTGCTCGTGCAGCGTCTTAGGGAGAAGGAACGGCAGCTGCTGCCCCAGGAGTGTCCAGTGGGTGCCCAGGCTACCTGTGGACAGTTTGCCAGCGATGTCCAATTTGTCCTGAGGAGGACAGGGCCCACCCTTGCTGGGAGGCCCTCCTCGGACAGCTGCCCACCCCCTGAGCGCTGCCCAATCCGCGCCAGCCTCCCCCCGAAGCCGCGACCAGCGCTGGGCCGTGAGCCCCACAAAACACTGACCTTCAGCCTGGGGTGCCCTGCGCTGGCCCCTGGTCCTGCACCACGGGAGCCTGTGGCCCCTGTGGCACCAATGCCAGGCTGCTGCACAGACCTGCAGGGCCTGGAGCGCAGGGTGCAGAGGAATGCCGCGGAGCTGGGCCAGGAGGCTTTCTGGGAGCAGGAGCTGCGGCGGGAGCAGGCTCGGGAGCGTGAGGGGCAGGCACGCCTGCAGGCGCTGAGTGCGGCCACTGCCGAGCATGCTGCCCGGCTGCGGGCCCTGGACGCCCAGGCCCGCACCCTGGAGGCCGAGCTACATCTGGCCGCAGAGGCCCCTGGGGCTCCCTCGCCCACAGCATCAGCCACGGAACGCCTGCGCCAGGACCTGGCTGCCCAGGAGCGGCAGAGCGCGGAGGTGCAGGGCAGCCTGGCCCTGGTGAGCAGGGCTCTGGAGGCAGCCGAGCACGCCCTGCAG gcccaggcccaggagcTCGAGGAGCTGAACCGGGAGCTGCGTCAGTGTAACCTGCAGCAGTTCATCCAGCAGACTGGGGCTGCACTGCAGCCGCCCCCACGGCCGGAGAGGGCTGCCCCCGGCACACAG GATCTTCTGCCTCCAGCCAGAGAAGGGCCCCTCACAGGAGCCCCCCGGAGTCCTGCCCTAGTGTCCAGCCTGAGTCCAGAGA TTGCCCCTATAAGGCAGAACTCCTGGAGGTAG
- the LMNTD2 gene encoding lamin tail domain-containing protein 2 isoform X3 gives MAPESHQETEEAKEEALPSRGDQELVSGHLGPAASTPAGPVAPTCPQDTKPNSTRMVSSTNPKLAPESLDPRTLRLLWGQRELEIQALRWAIQNSWGPQHCRILQEVAGLPPERSLCRQQKFLQNQVQKLTLELKEQKEQAQLEKAQLEEQLLQTMNTLQQMEAELQGFQKSCLLQLAQSSWVGRVLRSSTGSVEVVTAETLMDFSDFSENGNISASGEGFRLEDVDWNSIAHRYPNLFTSMESNLDQNRHARPPPPPQLSPASTPEEWGSELRKYGAEHRLKSVEWSALPLVGTSSSGGSISESSSSQHHLKAKHHLKAKHHLKQKVTRPLPQALGRASEQPVAQVLGSSHPSYPSSDPGHCSSPTRTFRGLQARSSLTRDIPSGLSTWGSHSGTGVLSLGLQKTAGDWQGKTVVVVPESFAGPDSGHPGHRWSASGCCLKIVAVSRHERFVRILNQSLEETADLGGCMLQQLVRDFPVATYRFPAGTLLAPRHHITVWGEGPPSTKKQPSSFLGGEPVHFHSSRSCVTLLLNPKGEVLTEYQAPHCVTPHSRVFTDNTDLSIDCFPLSEAGRGADQGEQPRRPQPPGKGRVREARAGRRRPGTRVPLPRLSSGKLFRPRAVPARPERTETHTPELLPALPEAGLGLEISQARKEPKVRVCRKTVDRSCPMVALSVQSTAESRFGFRFLPCPPITTDGCGWV, from the exons ATGGCCCCTGAGTCTCACCAGGAGACTGAAGAAGCCAAGGAAGAGGCTCTCCCATCCCGGGGAGACCAAGAGCTGGTCAGTGGCCACCTGGGGCCTGCAGCCAGCACACCAGCAGGCCCAGTGGCCCCCACGTGCCCACAGGACACCAAGCCAAACTCCACACGGATGGTCTCTTCTACCAACCCGAA GTTGGCCCCCGAGTCCCTGGACCCCCGCACCCTGCGGCTGCTGTGGGGGCAGCGGGAACTGGAGATCCAGGCCCTGAGGTGGGCCATCCAGAACAGCTGGGGCCCCCAGCACTGCCGCATCCTGCAGGAGGTGGCCGGGCTTCCACCTGAGAG GAGTTTGTGCAGGCAGCAGAAGTTCCTGCAGAACCAGGTCCAGAAGCTGACTCTTGAGTTGAAAGAGCAGAAGGAACAGGCCCAGCTG GAGAAGGCTCAACTGGAGGAGCAGCTGCTGCAGACCATGAACACATTGCAGCAGATGGAGGCTGAGCTGCAGGGCTTCCAGAAGTCCTGCCTCCTGCAACTGGCCCAGTCCTCCTGGGTGGGCCGCGTGCTGCGGTCTTCCACTGGCAGTGTGGAG GTGGTGACCGCGGAGACCCTAATGGACTTCAGTGACTTCTCTGAGAACGGGAACATCTCCGCTTCTGGGGAG GGTTTCCGGCTGGAGGATGTGGACTGGAACAGCATTGCCCACCGGTACCCCAACCTCTTCACCAGCATGGAGTCCAACTTAGATCAAAA CAGGCACGCCCGGCCCCCACCGCCCCCCCAGCTCTCACCAGCCTCAACACCTGAGGAGTGGGGCTCAGAGCTGCGCAAGTACGGTGCAGAGCATCGTCTCAAGAGCGTGGAGTGGAGCGCCTTGCCCTTGGTGGGCACCAGCAGCTCGGGGGGCTCCATCTCTGAATCCAGCAGTTCCCAGCATCATCTCAAGGCCAAGCATCATCTCAAGGCCAAGCATCATCTCAAGCAGAAGGTGACAaggcccctgccccaggcactAGGCCGTGCTTCTGAGCAGCCTGTGGCGCAG GTCCTAGGGTCCAGCCATCCCTCCTACCCCAGCTCTGACCCCGGGCACTGCTCGTCTCCTACGAGGACCTTTAGGGGGCTGCAAGCCAGGTCCAGCCTCACAAGAGATATCCCCAGTGGGCTCTCTACATGGGGGTCCCACTCCGGGACAGGCGTcctctccctgggtctccagaAAACCGCCGGGGACTGGCAGGGAAAGACTGTCGTCGTCGTGCCGGAGTCCTTTGCAGGTCCCGACTCTGGGCATCCCGGGCACCGTTGGAG CGCGTCGGGCTGCTGCCTGAAGATCGTGGCCGTGAGCCGCCACGAGAGGTTCGTCCGCATCCTCAACCAGTCGCTAGAGGAGACGGCCGACCTGGGCGGCTGCATGCTGCAGCAGCTGGTGCGCGACTTCCCCGTGGCCACCTACCGCTTCCCGGCCGGCACGCTGCTGGCGCCGCGGCACCACATCACG GTGTGGGGTGAGGGGCCCCCCAGCACTAAGAAGCAGCCGTCCTCTTTCTTGGGTGGGGAGCCCGTCCACTTCCACTCCAGCCGAAGCTGCGTTACTCTCCTCCTGAACCCCAAGGGCGAG GTCCTCACCGAGTACCAGGCCCCGCACTGCGTGACCCCCCACTCGAGGGTCTTCACTGATAACACCGACTTGTCCATCGACTGCTTCCCGCTCTCAGAGGCCGGGCGCGGGGCCGACCAGGGGGAGCAGCCGCGCCGGCCTCAACCTCCGGGCAAAGGCCGGGTGCGGGAGGCCCGGGCCGGGCGCAGGAGGCCCGG GACGCGGGTCCCCTTGCCGCGCCTAAGTAGCGGCAAGCTCTTCCGCCCGCGGGCTGTGCCTGCGCGCCCGGAGCGCACCGAGACCCACACGCCAGAGCTCCTGCCCGCCCTCCCGG AGGCCGGGCTGGGTCTCGAGATCAGCCAGGCTAGGAAGGAGCCCAAGGTCCGG GTGTGCCGGAAGACCGTGGACCGGAGCTGCCCGATGGTGGCGCTGTCTGTGCAGAGCACGGCCGAGAGCAGATTCGGCTTCCGCTTCCTCCCCTGCCCGCCCATCACCACGGACGGGTGCGGGTGGGTGTAG
- the RASSF7 gene encoding ras association domain-containing protein 7 isoform X2, protein MAWRAGRARCAGGGRLRRRRRRAPAAWQEPVRGRVPEASEHPGMLSGLAAMELKVWVDGIQRVVCGVSEQTTCQEVVIALAQAIGQTGRFVLVQRLREKERQLLPQECPVGAQATCGQFASDVQFVLRRTGPTLAGRPSSDSCPPPERCPIRASLPPKPRPALGREPHKTLTFSLGCPALAPGPAPREPVAPVAPMPGCCTDLQGLERRVQRNAAELGQEAFWEQELRREQAREREGQARLQALSAATAEHAARLRALDAQARTLEAELHLAAEAPGAPSPTASATERLRQDLAAQERQSAEVQGSLALVSRALEAAEHALQAQAQELEELNRELRQCNLQQFIQQTGAALQPPPRPERAAPGTQDLLPPAREGPLTGAPRSPALVSSLSPEIAPIRQNSWR, encoded by the exons ATGGCGTGGCGGGCCGGGCGCGCCCGCTGTGCTGGAGGCGGCAGgttgcggcggcggcggcgccgggcGCCGGCCGCCTGGCAGGAGCCGGTTCGAGGCCGGGTCCCGGAGGCCAGCGAACACCCAG GGATGCTCTCAGGGCTGGCAGCCATGGAGCTGAAGGTGTGGGTGGACGGCATCCAGCGTGTGGTCTGTGGGGTCTCAGAACAGACCACCTGTCAGGAAGTGGTCATCGCACTAGCCCAAGCAATAG GCCAGACGGGCCGCTTTGTGCTCGTGCAGCGTCTTAGGGAGAAGGAACGGCAGCTGCTGCCCCAGGAGTGTCCAGTGGGTGCCCAGGCTACCTGTGGACAGTTTGCCAGCGATGTCCAATTTGTCCTGAGGAGGACAGGGCCCACCCTTGCTGGGAGGCCCTCCTCGGACAGCTGCCCACCCCCTGAGCGCTGCCCAATCCGCGCCAGCCTCCCCCCGAAGCCGCGACCAGCGCTGGGCCGTGAGCCCCACAAAACACTGACCTTCAGCCTGGGGTGCCCTGCGCTGGCCCCTGGTCCTGCACCACGGGAGCCTGTGGCCCCTGTGGCACCAATGCCAGGCTGCTGCACAGACCTGCAGGGCCTGGAGCGCAGGGTGCAGAGGAATGCCGCGGAGCTGGGCCAGGAGGCTTTCTGGGAGCAGGAGCTGCGGCGGGAGCAGGCTCGGGAGCGTGAGGGGCAGGCACGCCTGCAGGCGCTGAGTGCGGCCACTGCCGAGCATGCTGCCCGGCTGCGGGCCCTGGACGCCCAGGCCCGCACCCTGGAGGCCGAGCTACATCTGGCCGCAGAGGCCCCTGGGGCTCCCTCGCCCACAGCATCAGCCACGGAACGCCTGCGCCAGGACCTGGCTGCCCAGGAGCGGCAGAGCGCGGAGGTGCAGGGCAGCCTGGCCCTGGTGAGCAGGGCTCTGGAGGCAGCCGAGCACGCCCTGCAG gcccaggcccaggagcTCGAGGAGCTGAACCGGGAGCTGCGTCAGTGTAACCTGCAGCAGTTCATCCAGCAGACTGGGGCTGCACTGCAGCCGCCCCCACGGCCGGAGAGGGCTGCCCCCGGCACACAG GATCTTCTGCCTCCAGCCAGAGAAGGGCCCCTCACAGGAGCCCCCCGGAGTCCTGCCCTAGTGTCCAGCCTGAGTCCAGAGA TTGCCCCTATAAGGCAGAACTCCTGGAGGTAG
- the LMNTD2 gene encoding lamin tail domain-containing protein 2 isoform X2, which translates to MAPESHQETEEAKEEALPSRGDQELVSGHLGPAASTPAGPVAPTCPQDTKPNSTRMVSSTNPKLAPESLDPRTLRLLWGQRELEIQALRWAIQNSWGPQHCRILQEVAGLPPERSLCRQQKFLQNQVQKLTLELKEQKEQAQLEKAQLEEQLLQTMNTLQQMEAELQGFQKSCLLQLAQSSWVGRVLRSSTGSVEVVTAETLMDFSDFSENGNISASGEGFRLEDVDWNSIAHRYPNLFTSMESNLDQKHARPPPPPQLSPASTPEEWGSELRKYGAEHRLKSVEWSALPLVGTSSSGGSISESSSSQHHLKAKHHLKAKHHLKQKVTRPLPQALGRASEQPVAQVRSCSRDYQAEPEGGGVLGSSHPSYPSSDPGHCSSPTRTFRGLQARSSLTRDIPSGLSTWGSHSGTGVLSLGLQKTAGDWQGKTVVVVPESFAGPDSGHPGHRWSASGCCLKIVAVSRHERFVRILNQSLEETADLGGCMLQQLVRDFPVATYRFPAGTLLAPRHHITVWGEGPPSTKKQPSSFLGGEPVHFHSSRSCVTLLLNPKGEVLTEYQAPHCVTPHSRVFTDNTDLSIDCFPLSEAGRGADQGEQPRRPQPPGKGRVREARAGRRRPGTRVPLPRLSSGKLFRPRAVPARPERTETHTPELLPALPEAGLGLEISQARKEPKVRVCRKTVDRSCPMVALSVQSTAESRFGFRFLPCPPITTDGCGWV; encoded by the exons ATGGCCCCTGAGTCTCACCAGGAGACTGAAGAAGCCAAGGAAGAGGCTCTCCCATCCCGGGGAGACCAAGAGCTGGTCAGTGGCCACCTGGGGCCTGCAGCCAGCACACCAGCAGGCCCAGTGGCCCCCACGTGCCCACAGGACACCAAGCCAAACTCCACACGGATGGTCTCTTCTACCAACCCGAA GTTGGCCCCCGAGTCCCTGGACCCCCGCACCCTGCGGCTGCTGTGGGGGCAGCGGGAACTGGAGATCCAGGCCCTGAGGTGGGCCATCCAGAACAGCTGGGGCCCCCAGCACTGCCGCATCCTGCAGGAGGTGGCCGGGCTTCCACCTGAGAG GAGTTTGTGCAGGCAGCAGAAGTTCCTGCAGAACCAGGTCCAGAAGCTGACTCTTGAGTTGAAAGAGCAGAAGGAACAGGCCCAGCTG GAGAAGGCTCAACTGGAGGAGCAGCTGCTGCAGACCATGAACACATTGCAGCAGATGGAGGCTGAGCTGCAGGGCTTCCAGAAGTCCTGCCTCCTGCAACTGGCCCAGTCCTCCTGGGTGGGCCGCGTGCTGCGGTCTTCCACTGGCAGTGTGGAG GTGGTGACCGCGGAGACCCTAATGGACTTCAGTGACTTCTCTGAGAACGGGAACATCTCCGCTTCTGGGGAG GGTTTCCGGCTGGAGGATGTGGACTGGAACAGCATTGCCCACCGGTACCCCAACCTCTTCACCAGCATGGAGTCCAACTTAGATCAAAA GCACGCCCGGCCCCCACCGCCCCCCCAGCTCTCACCAGCCTCAACACCTGAGGAGTGGGGCTCAGAGCTGCGCAAGTACGGTGCAGAGCATCGTCTCAAGAGCGTGGAGTGGAGCGCCTTGCCCTTGGTGGGCACCAGCAGCTCGGGGGGCTCCATCTCTGAATCCAGCAGTTCCCAGCATCATCTCAAGGCCAAGCATCATCTCAAGGCCAAGCATCATCTCAAGCAGAAGGTGACAaggcccctgccccaggcactAGGCCGTGCTTCTGAGCAGCCTGTGGCGCAGGTGAGGAGCTGCAGCAGGGACTACCAGGCAGAGCCTGAAGGTGGTGGG GTCCTAGGGTCCAGCCATCCCTCCTACCCCAGCTCTGACCCCGGGCACTGCTCGTCTCCTACGAGGACCTTTAGGGGGCTGCAAGCCAGGTCCAGCCTCACAAGAGATATCCCCAGTGGGCTCTCTACATGGGGGTCCCACTCCGGGACAGGCGTcctctccctgggtctccagaAAACCGCCGGGGACTGGCAGGGAAAGACTGTCGTCGTCGTGCCGGAGTCCTTTGCAGGTCCCGACTCTGGGCATCCCGGGCACCGTTGGAG CGCGTCGGGCTGCTGCCTGAAGATCGTGGCCGTGAGCCGCCACGAGAGGTTCGTCCGCATCCTCAACCAGTCGCTAGAGGAGACGGCCGACCTGGGCGGCTGCATGCTGCAGCAGCTGGTGCGCGACTTCCCCGTGGCCACCTACCGCTTCCCGGCCGGCACGCTGCTGGCGCCGCGGCACCACATCACG GTGTGGGGTGAGGGGCCCCCCAGCACTAAGAAGCAGCCGTCCTCTTTCTTGGGTGGGGAGCCCGTCCACTTCCACTCCAGCCGAAGCTGCGTTACTCTCCTCCTGAACCCCAAGGGCGAG GTCCTCACCGAGTACCAGGCCCCGCACTGCGTGACCCCCCACTCGAGGGTCTTCACTGATAACACCGACTTGTCCATCGACTGCTTCCCGCTCTCAGAGGCCGGGCGCGGGGCCGACCAGGGGGAGCAGCCGCGCCGGCCTCAACCTCCGGGCAAAGGCCGGGTGCGGGAGGCCCGGGCCGGGCGCAGGAGGCCCGG GACGCGGGTCCCCTTGCCGCGCCTAAGTAGCGGCAAGCTCTTCCGCCCGCGGGCTGTGCCTGCGCGCCCGGAGCGCACCGAGACCCACACGCCAGAGCTCCTGCCCGCCCTCCCGG AGGCCGGGCTGGGTCTCGAGATCAGCCAGGCTAGGAAGGAGCCCAAGGTCCGG GTGTGCCGGAAGACCGTGGACCGGAGCTGCCCGATGGTGGCGCTGTCTGTGCAGAGCACGGCCGAGAGCAGATTCGGCTTCCGCTTCCTCCCCTGCCCGCCCATCACCACGGACGGGTGCGGGTGGGTGTAG